The following nucleotide sequence is from Chloroflexota bacterium.
ACCCAATGATCTGGCTTCAGCTCCCGGAACTCCGGCGGCTCCTGCTCACAGATCGGCTCCGCGTACCGACAGCGAGGATGGAAATAGCACCCGCTGGGCGGGCTCGCCGGGTCCGCCACATCCCCGGGCATCAAGATACGCTCCGACTTATACAGCGGATCGGGCTTGGGCACGGCGGAGAGCAACGCCTCGGTATACGGGTGCAGTGGATTCGTATACAGATGCTCCACGTCGGCCATCTCCACCACTTTGCCCACATACATCACCGCCACGCGATCGGAGACGTGCTGAACGACGCTCAGATCATGGGCGATGAAGATATAGGAGAGGTTGAAGTCCTTCTGCAAATCCAGCAGCAGGTTCAACGTCTGCGCCTGGATGGACACATCCAAAGCGGACACAGGCTCATCGCAGATCACCAGGCGCGGGTTCAAGGCCAGCGCGCGAGCGATGCCGATCCGCTGTCGCTGGCCGCCCGAGAACTCGTGTGGGTAGCGGCGCATGTGCTCCGGCCGAAGCCCCACATGTTCCAGAAGCCGGACGACGGTCTCCTCCACCTCGGGTCCCCGCCCCATGCCATGGATCTCCATCGGCTCCGCGATGATGTCGAACACCGTCATGCGGGGGTTCAGAGAGTTGATGGGGTCCTGGAAGATCATCGCCATCTCCTGCCGGACCAGCTTCATCTGCTCCTTGTCCAGGCTGAGCAGGTCCACCATCTCCTGCTCGCCGTTGGACGAAAGCACGCTCGTCCTGAAGTGGATCCGGCCCGAGGTCGGCTCGTACAGGCGGATGATGCATCGCCCCGTGGTGGTCTTGCCACAGCCGCTCTCCCCCACCAATCCCAGCGTCTCGCCCTCCCGAACGTACAGACTGACGTCGTCCACCGCCTTCACGTATCCCACGGTCCGCCGAAGGAGCCCGCGCTGGATGGGAAAGTACTTCTTCAGGTCCTGGACTTCCAGCAGGATGTTCTCTTGCCTTTGCTCCGCCATGGTTACGCTCACTCCCCCTCGTATAGCAGGCACTTAACCCAATGCCCCTCTTCGACCTCAAGCCACTCCGGCTCGACACGGTCGCACTTGCCCGGCATGAAGTCCGGGCATCGGGGATGGAAGAGACACCCCGTCGGCAGATGGAAGGGGTCAGGCACCATGCCTTTGATGGAGGCCAGCCGCTGTCGCCTCTTCTTTCCCAGGTGAGGAATGGATTCCAGC
It contains:
- a CDS encoding ATP-binding cassette domain-containing protein; translation: MAEQRQENILLEVQDLKKYFPIQRGLLRRTVGYVKAVDDVSLYVREGETLGLVGESGCGKTTTGRCIIRLYEPTSGRIHFRTSVLSSNGEQEMVDLLSLDKEQMKLVRQEMAMIFQDPINSLNPRMTVFDIIAEPMEIHGMGRGPEVEETVVRLLEHVGLRPEHMRRYPHEFSGGQRQRIGIARALALNPRLVICDEPVSALDVSIQAQTLNLLLDLQKDFNLSYIFIAHDLSVVQHVSDRVAVMYVGKVVEMADVEHLYTNPLHPYTEALLSAVPKPDPLYKSERILMPGDVADPASPPSGCYFHPRCRYAEPICEQEPPEFRELKPDHWVACHRADELQLRGV